In a genomic window of Terriglobales bacterium:
- a CDS encoding NAD(P)H-dependent oxidoreductase — MSRHVRILGIAGSLRRGSYNQAALRVAKLLVPQNSEIDLFLLDRIPMFNEDDEKRPPSSVLELKKRIRSADALLIVTPEYNYSIPGVLKNAIDWACRPLGDSAWSGKAAAIMGASLGAIGTARAQCHLRQILVALNLFTLSQPEVVIADAAHRFDENGNLIHDPTKQLIQELLKNLVDWTRRISPALAREASP; from the coding sequence ATGAGCAGGCACGTCCGTATTCTTGGCATCGCTGGAAGCCTCCGTCGCGGCTCTTACAATCAGGCTGCGCTCCGCGTGGCCAAATTACTTGTCCCGCAAAACAGCGAGATTGACCTCTTTCTGCTTGATCGTATTCCGATGTTCAATGAGGATGACGAGAAGCGCCCACCATCATCAGTGCTGGAACTGAAGAAGCGCATTCGCAGCGCCGATGCTCTTCTGATCGTAACGCCCGAATACAACTACTCCATCCCTGGAGTCTTGAAGAATGCGATCGATTGGGCCTGTCGGCCCCTCGGGGACAGCGCCTGGTCTGGGAAAGCAGCGGCGATCATGGGTGCGTCTCTCGGCGCAATCGGAACCGCTCGGGCCCAATGCCATCTGCGGCAGATCCTTGTAGCTCTCAACTTGTTTACCCTGAGTCAGCCTGAAGTCGTGATCGCGGATGCTGCACATCGATTCGATGAGAACGGAAATCTGATCCATGACCCGACCAAACAATTGATCCAGGAGCTCCTAAAGAATTTGGTGGACTGGACGCGCCGAATTTCGCCTGCACTGGCCAGAGAAGCAAGCCCATGA
- a CDS encoding sigma-70 family RNA polymerase sigma factor — protein MPAELMSAIDEANATSSSANRLVADEDALLVAAAKARGTRAFELLVERHERRIFSMVQRITRNREDAEDVVQQSFQKAFIHLKKFEGQALFSTWLTRIAINEALMLLRRKRWSREGPTEESSTKTESALPLDFLDSAPNPEDSCLDREQKQILTAALNKLRSGIRKAIELRELGELSTEETALVMGLSVAAVKGRVFHGRRKLRETLRQSPKLGRRDNK, from the coding sequence ATGCCGGCAGAACTCATGAGTGCGATCGACGAAGCGAATGCGACGAGCTCTTCTGCCAATCGTCTGGTTGCGGACGAAGATGCATTGCTGGTTGCTGCCGCGAAAGCCAGGGGCACTCGCGCATTTGAGCTGCTGGTCGAACGGCACGAGCGAAGGATTTTTTCAATGGTTCAGCGCATAACCCGCAATCGGGAAGACGCCGAAGATGTCGTGCAGCAGAGCTTCCAAAAAGCGTTCATTCACTTGAAGAAGTTTGAGGGTCAAGCTTTGTTCTCCACCTGGTTAACACGGATCGCGATCAACGAGGCACTTATGTTGTTGCGCAGGAAGCGTTGGTCGCGTGAGGGGCCGACCGAAGAATCAAGCACGAAGACCGAAAGTGCGCTGCCGCTGGATTTCCTGGACTCGGCCCCAAACCCTGAAGATAGTTGCTTAGATCGAGAACAGAAGCAAATTCTGACCGCAGCTTTGAATAAGTTGAGGTCAGGAATACGGAAAGCAATCGAGCTGCGGGAACTTGGTGAGTTATCCACGGAAGAGACTGCGCTAGTCATGGGCCTCTCTGTCGCGGCAGTAAAAGGCCGGGTGTTCCACGGGCGGAGGAAATTGCGCGAGACATTAAGACAAAGTCCGAAGCTAGGTAGGAGAGACAACAAATGA